The following coding sequences are from one Lolium rigidum isolate FL_2022 chromosome 6, APGP_CSIRO_Lrig_0.1, whole genome shotgun sequence window:
- the LOC124659419 gene encoding lipoamide acyltransferase component of branched-chain alpha-keto acid dehydrogenase complex, mitochondrial-like produces the protein MAWSRLASNSRLRPRPIPVVPRPTKQPPLPHLLARPTAPSPPLHRLLLPLSPLRFAATAASPSLARLPDADWRRALVGRGRWFATDASAAPVPAGELAELVEVPLAQTGEGIAECELLRWFVSEGDQVDEFQQLCEVQSDKATIEITSRFKGTVHQIHFAPGDIVKVGETLLKMIVGDSQVVSHDSISSSSDISLGMDTTSPFGEGNAPCGSLSTPAVRHLVKHYGLNINDIQGSGKDGRILKEDVLNYAASKGLCQEPLSALEENIGQVELPVGGKSFLETHSYEDKRILLRGYQRTMVKSMSLAAKVPHFHYLEEIKCDALIELKALFQRENKDQNIKHTFLPFLIKSLSMALSKYPLLNSSFIEETNEVIFKGSHNIGVAMATEHGLVVPYIKKVQSLNILEITKELSRLHEMASNNRLSSTDITDGTITLSNIGSIGGKFGSPVLNLPEVAIIALGRIQKLPRFDDEGNVYPSSIINVTVGADHRVVDGATVARFCNEWKCMVENPEMLLLHMR, from the exons ATGGCCTGGAGCCGGCTAGCCTCCAACTCCCGCCTCCGGCCCCGCCCTATCCCCGTCGTCCCACGGCCCACGAAGCAGCCGCCGTTGCCGCATCTGCTGGCAAGACCCACAgcgccctcgccgccgctgcaTCGTCTCCTCCTGCCCCTCTCCCCGCTCCGCTTCGCTGCCACAGCCGCGTCCCCCTCGCTGGCGCGGCTCCCCGATGCCGAC TGGCGGCGTGCGTTGGTCGGGAGGGGCAGGTGGTTCGCGACCGATGCCTCTGCTGCGCCGGTGCCGGCGGGGGAGCTGGCTGAGCTGGTCGAGGTGCCCTTGGCGCAGACCGGGGAAGGGATCGCGGAGTGCGAGCTGCTGCGCTGGTTCGTCAGCGAG GGTGACCAAGTAGATGAATTTCAGCAGCTCTGTGAAGTACAAAGCGACAAAGCAACTATTGAAATAACAAGTCGTTTCAAGGGAACAGTACATCAGATTCACTTTGCCCCTGGTGACATAGTAAAG GTTGGTGAAACTTTACTTAAGATGATTGTGGGCGACAGCCAAGTTGTATCTCATGATAGTATATCTTCATCCTCTGACATTTCACTTGGAATGGATACTACGAGTCCCTTCGGTGAAGGCAATGCTCCTTGTGGATCTCTCTCCACACCAGCTGTTAGGCATCTagtgaagcactatgggcttaacaTAAATGATATTCAAGGGTCAGGAAAAGATGGTAGAATTTTGAAAGAAGACGTGTTGAATTACGCTGCCAGCAAGGGTCTTTGCCAGGAGCCGCTATCAGCTCTGGAAGAGAACATTGGTCAAGTTGAGTTACCGGTGGGAGGAAAATCATTTCTGGAAACACATAGTTATGAAGATAAGAGAATTCTGCTCAG GGGATACCAGAGGACAATGGTGAAATCAATGAGCCTGGCTGCAAAAGTACCACATTTTCATTATCTGGAGGAAATAAAATGTGATGCTCTTATAGAACTTAAGGCATTGTTTCAAAGGGAAAATAAAGATCAGAATATAAAGCACACCTTCCTTCCATTCCTCATTAAATCTCTTTCTATGGCACTGAGTaaataccctttgttgaatagttCTTTCATTGAAGAAACGAATGAAGTTATTTTCAAAG GATCCCACAACATTGGGGTAGCTATGGCTACAGAACATGGGTTAGTGGTGCCATACATCAAGAAAGTTCAGTCACTTAATATATTGGAG ATCACAAAGGAATTGTCACGATTACATGAGATGGCCTCGAACAACAGACTAAGCAGCACAGATATCACTGATGGAACCATAACGCTAAGCAACATAGGCTCCATCGGTGGAAAGTTTGGCTCCCCGGTTCTCAACCTGCCTGAAGTTGCCATAATTGCTCTAGGCCGCATTCAGAAACTCCCTCGCTTCGATGATGAAGGAAACGTCTACCCTTCTTCAATAATCAAT GTGACTGTTGGAGCAGATCACCGAGTTGTCGACGGTGCCACGGTTGCAAGGTTCTGCAACGAGTGGAAATGCATGGTGGAGAACCCAGAAATGCTCTT